A portion of the Acidobacteriota bacterium genome contains these proteins:
- a CDS encoding Wzz/FepE/Etk N-terminal domain-containing protein, translating into MNQNSSTNLWLFLEVLAARRVLIITLVLAGAIVSAVVSLFLPAWYEATALVFPSREMMAPVTASKNLTDIASITGGIELPVMVTPSDMYARLLKSRAVTSAIIERFDLKARYGAGSMYEANEQLLRHARFRVTEEGLVGIRVEDRDPESAATIANAFVDELNSLHQRIVSQRARRSREFIEARLAEVRTQLDETRRELEQFQIENRALDFDEQTRLAIDQAAELKVELARVDIEIGLVDEVLGSDNPQLVDLRKRRRSIVRQLETLEYGGSDSSYFSLPLAAIPGLRGTYESLLGRVEVSETVHKALLELYEQAKIQESAKSTPLSVLDRATVPEIRSRPQRTLIVLGSTGVVFVLALLLASFLAYLERLRQTRPDDYARGLRFVDAYLGWLPGVRRASRDRTP; encoded by the coding sequence GTGAATCAGAATTCGTCAACCAACCTCTGGTTGTTCCTCGAAGTGCTGGCGGCCCGGCGCGTCCTGATTATCACGCTCGTGCTCGCAGGTGCGATTGTCTCGGCTGTCGTGTCCTTGTTTCTCCCGGCGTGGTACGAGGCTACTGCGCTGGTGTTCCCGTCCCGGGAAATGATGGCGCCGGTTACGGCGTCGAAGAATCTGACCGACATCGCTTCAATTACCGGCGGCATCGAGTTACCGGTCATGGTTACGCCGTCCGACATGTACGCCCGGCTGCTCAAAAGCCGGGCCGTTACGTCCGCCATTATTGAGCGCTTTGACCTTAAGGCCCGCTACGGGGCGGGAAGTATGTACGAGGCGAACGAGCAATTGCTCAGGCATGCCCGCTTCCGAGTGACCGAGGAAGGTCTGGTGGGCATTAGGGTCGAGGATCGAGATCCCGAATCGGCCGCCACCATCGCCAACGCTTTTGTCGACGAACTGAACTCCCTGCACCAGCGAATTGTCTCTCAGCGCGCCCGGCGGAGCCGGGAATTCATCGAGGCCCGGCTGGCTGAGGTCAGGACACAACTGGACGAAACGCGGCGCGAGCTGGAGCAGTTTCAGATCGAGAACCGGGCGCTGGATTTCGATGAGCAAACCCGGCTGGCGATCGATCAGGCGGCGGAGTTGAAGGTCGAACTGGCAAGAGTGGATATCGAGATCGGCCTGGTCGACGAGGTGCTGGGCTCAGATAACCCGCAACTGGTCGACCTCAGGAAGCGCCGGCGCAGCATCGTTCGCCAGCTCGAAACGCTGGAATACGGCGGCAGTGACAGCTCCTACTTCTCCTTGCCCCTGGCTGCGATTCCGGGCCTGAGGGGAACATATGAGTCCCTCCTGGGTCGCGTCGAAGTGAGTGAGACGGTGCACAAGGCGCTGCTGGAACTGTATGAACAGGCCAAGATTCAGGAGAGTGCCAAATCGACGCCGCTATCCGTCCTTGACCGGGCGACCGTGCCGGAGATACGCAGCCGTCCGCAGCGGACCTTGATCGTGTTGGGCAGCACCGGCGTGGTGTTCGTTCTGGCCCTTCTGCTCGCGTCCTTTCTGGCCTACCTCGAACGGTTGCGGCAGACCCGGCCCGATGATTACGCGCGGGGGCTGCGGTTTGTCGATGCCTACCTGGGGTGGCTGCCCGGCGTCCGTCGAGCATCCAGGGACCGGACGCCGTAA
- a CDS encoding N-acetyltransferase, with protein sequence METSVISPTASLGPDTRCGEFCHIGDAVTIGAGCRIGSHVVIHEDTVIGNNVRIDDGAVIGKRPMRAVISAVTEDRELPPTLVGDNGIIGTGAIVYRGCEIGKNVLVADLSTVRENVTVGDFSIVGRGVAIENHCKIGRYVKLETNVYITAYSELADRVFVAPCAATSNDNFVGRTERRFKHFKGVTVRKGGRIGTNVTVLPGLTVHEDGLVAAGAVVTKDAPAGRIVAGIPARVLRDVPAEQLLENQGWED encoded by the coding sequence ATGGAAACGTCCGTTATATCACCAACCGCCAGCCTGGGTCCTGACACCAGGTGTGGTGAATTCTGCCACATCGGGGACGCCGTCACGATCGGCGCCGGCTGCCGGATCGGAAGCCACGTGGTCATCCACGAGGATACGGTCATCGGCAACAACGTCCGCATCGACGACGGCGCCGTGATCGGTAAGCGTCCGATGCGGGCCGTTATCTCGGCGGTCACTGAGGATCGGGAATTGCCGCCAACCCTGGTCGGCGATAACGGTATAATCGGTACCGGTGCCATTGTCTACCGGGGATGCGAGATCGGGAAGAACGTCCTGGTTGCTGACCTGTCGACCGTTCGAGAAAACGTCACGGTTGGGGATTTCTCGATAGTCGGCCGAGGCGTGGCGATTGAGAACCACTGTAAGATCGGACGATACGTAAAGCTGGAAACCAACGTCTACATCACGGCCTACTCTGAACTGGCCGACCGGGTGTTTGTCGCTCCCTGCGCCGCTACGTCCAACGACAACTTTGTCGGACGCACCGAGAGACGCTTCAAGCATTTCAAGGGGGTGACGGTCCGTAAGGGGGGTCGTATCGGCACCAACGTGACCGTCCTGCCCGGCCTGACCGTCCATGAAGATGGTCTCGTGGCGGCCGGGGCGGTGGTTACGAAGGACGCGCCGGCCGGAAGAATCGTCGCCGGAATCCCGGCCAGGGTGCTGCGCGATGTGCCGGCTGAACAGTTGCTGGAAAACCAGGGGTGGGAGGACTGA
- a CDS encoding DegT/DnrJ/EryC1/StrS family aminotransferase, translating to MAVPLLDLTRQYSYLKPELDRAVLDVLAHSRFILGPEVTHLESEIARLCKVDHGIGVASGTDALMIALRAAGVGPGDEVITTDFSFFSTASVIARVGATPVFVDIEPDTYNLDVTLIEQVVTDRTRAIIPVHLFGQPADMDAVMEVAARHDLKVIEDAAQAIGAEYKGRPAGSIGDFGCFSFYPTKNLGADGDAGMIVTKTPEHETLCRSLRAHGENPKYYHQFIGYNSRLDTMQAAVLLVKLPYLRQWSQIRREHARRYDEAFADVPDLVTPAVREYATFHIYNQYTLASTRRDQVVAALKKAGIGYCVYYPVAFHAQTCFASLGYKPDEFPVSSRAASEVFSLPIYPELTAEEQSEVIDAVRRALA from the coding sequence ATGGCTGTACCTCTATTGGATCTGACCAGGCAGTACTCATACTTGAAGCCTGAACTCGACCGGGCGGTGCTCGACGTGCTGGCGCACTCCAGGTTTATCCTTGGCCCGGAAGTCACGCACCTGGAGAGTGAAATCGCCCGTTTGTGCAAGGTGGACCACGGAATCGGCGTGGCCTCGGGGACCGATGCCCTCATGATCGCCCTGCGGGCGGCGGGTGTGGGACCCGGTGATGAAGTGATCACGACCGATTTTTCGTTTTTCTCGACGGCGAGTGTAATCGCGCGCGTCGGCGCCACTCCGGTGTTTGTGGACATTGAGCCGGACACGTACAACCTTGACGTAACGCTGATCGAGCAGGTGGTGACGGATCGGACCAGGGCCATCATCCCCGTTCACCTGTTCGGCCAGCCGGCCGACATGGACGCCGTCATGGAAGTAGCCGCGAGGCACGACCTTAAGGTGATCGAGGACGCTGCACAGGCGATTGGTGCCGAGTACAAGGGGCGTCCGGCCGGGTCCATCGGGGATTTCGGTTGCTTCTCGTTCTATCCCACCAAGAATCTCGGCGCGGACGGCGATGCCGGTATGATCGTCACGAAGACGCCGGAACATGAGACGCTGTGCCGGTCGCTGCGCGCCCATGGAGAGAACCCAAAATACTACCACCAGTTTATCGGCTACAACTCCCGGCTGGATACAATGCAGGCGGCGGTCCTGCTCGTGAAACTGCCGTACCTTCGCCAGTGGTCGCAGATACGTCGCGAGCACGCGAGGCGGTATGACGAAGCGTTTGCCGATGTGCCGGACCTGGTGACGCCCGCGGTCAGGGAGTATGCCACTTTCCACATCTACAACCAGTACACACTGGCCTCGACCAGGCGGGATCAGGTCGTGGCGGCGCTCAAGAAAGCCGGTATCGGCTACTGTGTCTACTACCCGGTGGCCTTTCACGCCCAGACCTGCTTTGCCTCGCTGGGATACAAACCGGACGAGTTTCCGGTGTCCAGCCGGGCCGCCTCGGAGGTTTTCTCCCTGCCGATCTATCCGGAGTTGACGGCCGAGGAACAGTCCGAGGTAATCGATGCCGTGCGGCGGGCACTGGCTTAG
- a CDS encoding glycosyltransferase family 4 protein, giving the protein MAAGRVVVFGWAESIHTRRWVEGMASRGFRVKLISLGGRALPGVETVIHRRAGRRSYLLCAGAAAREARDFGPDLVHVHYATGFGLWGLAARHAPTLVSVWGTDVEAGAPRWFLRPLVRKVLRRAAWISATSEYLKRRAVHLVPEAAEKITVIPFGVTVGEKPPAFPADDTIRICFMKSHRRVSGPDILLKAMAEVVTEIPNVRLSIAGSGRMTPHLKRLVRSCNLEDRVSFVGHLEPDEVGRFLEGHHFMVMPSRRESFGVAALEAAACGRPVIASDVGGVPEVVRHDHTGILVPAGDVDRLALAIVELSRDAQRRQRLGGAAFEFARAKYPWEKSLDMMSSLYERLIDES; this is encoded by the coding sequence TTGGCAGCAGGGCGAGTAGTTGTCTTCGGATGGGCCGAATCGATTCACACGAGGCGCTGGGTCGAAGGGATGGCCTCGCGCGGTTTCCGGGTGAAGCTCATCTCGTTGGGCGGGCGAGCTCTACCGGGCGTCGAGACCGTCATTCATCGACGCGCCGGTAGGCGCTCTTACCTGTTGTGCGCGGGCGCGGCGGCACGGGAAGCCCGGGACTTCGGTCCTGATCTCGTCCACGTTCATTACGCGACCGGGTTCGGTCTCTGGGGTCTTGCCGCACGGCACGCGCCGACACTGGTATCGGTGTGGGGCACGGACGTGGAGGCAGGTGCCCCCCGCTGGTTCCTGCGTCCGTTGGTCCGAAAAGTGCTGCGCCGGGCGGCATGGATCAGCGCCACCAGTGAGTACCTCAAGCGAAGGGCCGTCCATCTTGTGCCGGAGGCTGCCGAGAAGATAACGGTCATCCCGTTCGGTGTCACGGTGGGGGAGAAGCCTCCGGCGTTTCCGGCCGATGATACGATACGAATCTGCTTTATGAAATCCCACCGTCGGGTCTCGGGACCGGACATTCTCCTGAAGGCCATGGCAGAGGTAGTCACCGAAATTCCGAACGTCCGCCTGTCGATAGCCGGATCGGGCCGTATGACCCCGCACCTCAAACGGCTGGTCCGCTCCTGCAATCTTGAGGACCGGGTGAGCTTTGTCGGCCACCTGGAGCCTGATGAAGTGGGCCGGTTTCTGGAAGGACACCATTTCATGGTCATGCCGTCTCGCAGGGAATCGTTTGGCGTTGCGGCGCTTGAGGCGGCAGCCTGCGGTCGTCCCGTGATCGCGTCCGACGTCGGTGGTGTTCCCGAGGTGGTCCGCCACGACCACACCGGTATTCTCGTTCCCGCCGGTGATGTCGATCGGCTGGCCCTCGCGATAGTCGAGTTGTCCCGGGACGCTCAGCGGCGGCAGCGGCTGGGTGGCGCCGCCTTCGAGTTCGCGCGAGCAAAATATCCCTGGGAAAAATCGCTTGACATGATGTCCTCCCTTTATGAACGGTTAATCGATGAAAGCTGA
- a CDS encoding DegT/DnrJ/EryC1/StrS family aminotransferase: MKAERIPLYDLTLSRRAIREVTDTLSSGWLTTGPKVREFEKAAASYLGVPYTAALSSATAGLTLSLKTAGVGGREVITSPFTFIATVEAILRSGGTPVFADIDPETLNIDPRDVAGKISKRTACILPVDIAGYPADYRQLRRLARQHAVSLLADSAHSFGAVYRGKSMARLADAVVFSFQATKNLTCGEGGMVASRSKSFVERIRLLSLHGLSAGAYQRRLKRRWEYDVSDLGFKANLSDVHAAIGLGQMAEFGRNQARRTAIAGRYVRNLDALGDYLALPRPVSWVSHAWHLFIIRLHLSRLSIDRNRFIALMARRGVECGVHYRPVFAFSFYRRRGLSERRWPNAARAGRCVVSLPMYPGLKMAQVDYICDSIAEIVMTHAR, encoded by the coding sequence ATGAAAGCTGAGCGCATTCCGCTTTACGATCTCACCCTCTCCAGGAGGGCTATCAGGGAAGTCACTGACACGCTGTCGTCGGGATGGCTGACAACCGGTCCCAAGGTCAGGGAGTTTGAAAAGGCGGCGGCGTCATACCTGGGTGTTCCGTATACGGCCGCGCTGAGTTCGGCGACGGCCGGATTGACTCTGAGTCTCAAGACGGCCGGAGTCGGGGGCAGAGAAGTCATCACCTCGCCGTTCACGTTTATCGCCACGGTGGAGGCAATCCTGCGCAGCGGAGGCACGCCGGTCTTTGCAGACATCGACCCCGAAACGCTCAATATCGATCCCCGGGACGTGGCCGGGAAAATATCAAAGCGCACTGCCTGTATTCTGCCGGTGGACATCGCAGGCTACCCGGCCGATTACAGGCAACTTCGCCGCCTGGCCAGGCAGCATGCGGTTTCTCTCCTGGCCGATTCGGCGCACTCCTTCGGTGCCGTCTACCGTGGGAAGTCCATGGCCAGGCTGGCTGATGCTGTGGTTTTCTCCTTTCAAGCCACCAAGAACCTCACCTGCGGAGAGGGCGGCATGGTGGCCTCGCGCTCGAAGTCATTCGTGGAGCGGATCAGGCTGCTTTCCCTGCACGGCTTGAGTGCCGGGGCCTACCAACGGCGGTTGAAGCGGCGGTGGGAGTACGACGTCAGCGATCTCGGGTTCAAGGCCAATCTGTCGGACGTGCACGCAGCCATCGGACTCGGGCAGATGGCGGAGTTTGGCAGGAACCAGGCCAGACGGACGGCTATTGCCGGTCGCTACGTCAGAAATCTTGACGCCTTAGGCGACTACCTGGCCCTGCCGCGACCGGTGTCCTGGGTGAGCCACGCCTGGCATCTGTTCATTATTCGGCTGCATCTGTCTCGTCTGAGCATCGACCGCAACCGATTCATCGCGCTGATGGCCCGGCGCGGCGTAGAGTGCGGCGTGCACTACCGGCCGGTTTTCGCCTTTTCCTTTTATCGGCGACGCGGCCTGAGTGAGCGTCGGTGGCCCAATGCGGCCCGGGCCGGGCGCTGCGTGGTGTCGCTGCCGATGTACCCCGGATTGAAAATGGCGCAGGTTGATTATATCTGCGACAGCATCGCCGAAATCGTGATGACGCACGCCCGGTAG
- a CDS encoding GTPase, giving the protein MPANLPPQYYELEREFRAEKDPRERLRLAQELLKIMPKHKGTDKLQADLKAKIAKLKKQIEGGDRQHGAHQAPAHDYIPSEGAGQIVLIGPPNCGKSSLVDVLTNATPLVTDYPYATREPLAAMMTFETVQIQLIDTPPISHDLYENYMSNLVRNADLVALVCDLSNPAMNDNLSTVLRQLEEKRILLRPRVEEQPEDPRFCAKKTIFIAHKAYEDESGEKRAFLAGRFPGFAMFATSIIDDESLQALRRGMFEALGIIRIYTKQVGKEAELVNPVILPIGGTVEDAALSIHKDFAQRLKFAKVWGVGKFDGQRVHRDYRLSDGDIVEFHI; this is encoded by the coding sequence ATGCCGGCAAACCTTCCGCCACAGTATTACGAGCTGGAGCGCGAGTTCCGTGCCGAGAAGGACCCGAGGGAAAGGCTCAGGCTGGCCCAGGAGTTGTTGAAAATCATGCCCAAACACAAGGGCACCGACAAACTCCAGGCCGACCTGAAAGCCAAAATAGCCAAGCTGAAGAAGCAGATCGAAGGAGGGGACAGACAACACGGCGCGCATCAGGCGCCAGCGCACGATTATATCCCCAGCGAGGGGGCCGGGCAGATCGTGTTGATCGGACCGCCCAACTGCGGCAAATCTTCCCTGGTCGACGTTCTGACCAACGCCACGCCGCTGGTTACGGATTACCCGTATGCGACGCGCGAGCCGCTCGCCGCGATGATGACGTTTGAGACGGTTCAGATACAGTTGATTGACACTCCTCCCATTTCTCACGATCTGTATGAGAACTACATGAGCAACCTGGTGCGCAACGCTGACCTGGTGGCCCTGGTATGCGACCTCTCTAATCCGGCCATGAACGACAATCTGAGCACGGTGTTGCGACAGCTGGAAGAGAAGCGCATACTTCTTCGCCCGCGGGTCGAGGAACAGCCGGAAGACCCCCGCTTCTGTGCCAAGAAGACGATTTTCATCGCTCACAAGGCCTACGAGGACGAGTCGGGGGAAAAGCGGGCGTTTCTGGCCGGTCGGTTCCCGGGATTCGCCATGTTCGCCACTTCGATAATCGATGATGAGTCCCTGCAGGCGCTGCGTCGCGGGATGTTTGAGGCGCTCGGCATCATCCGCATCTACACCAAGCAGGTGGGCAAAGAGGCGGAACTCGTGAATCCGGTTATACTCCCGATAGGGGGAACGGTCGAGGACGCCGCCCTGAGCATACACAAGGATTTTGCCCAGCGCCTGAAGTTCGCCAAGGTCTGGGGTGTCGGCAAATTCGACGGTCAGCGCGTGCACAGGGATTATCGGCTTTCCGACGGAGATATAGTCGAGTTCCATATCTGA
- the panC gene encoding pantoate--beta-alanine ligase: MQTIRFVKRMQRVARGLAAEGRTIGLVPTMGSLHEGHLSLIRRAKKAADVVITTIFVNPTQFERGDDLSRYPRDEKGDPRRIRAAGGDIVFVPAASEIYPADYQTWVTVDQLTRTLEGASRPTHFRGVTTIVAKLFNITRPDVAVFGMKDYQQAVVLRRMTRDLGYPIKYIIAPTVRERDGLAMSSRNRYFDEAGRREALCLYYALTSARELVRSGVTSARLIEKEMRAVITAACPSGAIDYIAFTDFSSLEPLRTIGRGAICSLAVRVRGVRLIDNMKLI; this comes from the coding sequence ATGCAAACCATCCGTTTCGTCAAGCGAATGCAGCGAGTCGCCCGAGGGCTGGCCGCCGAGGGCAGGACTATCGGGCTGGTGCCCACCATGGGGTCTTTGCACGAGGGGCACCTTTCGCTGATTCGGCGGGCGAAAAAGGCCGCCGACGTGGTTATCACCACCATCTTTGTCAACCCGACCCAGTTTGAGCGCGGCGACGACCTGAGCCGATACCCGCGCGATGAGAAGGGAGATCCGCGCAGGATCCGGGCCGCCGGCGGCGATATTGTCTTTGTCCCCGCAGCCTCGGAGATCTACCCGGCCGATTACCAGACCTGGGTGACGGTGGACCAGCTGACCCGGACGCTGGAGGGAGCCTCGCGGCCGACGCACTTCAGAGGCGTGACTACGATTGTGGCCAAGCTGTTCAATATCACGCGTCCCGACGTGGCCGTGTTCGGCATGAAGGACTACCAGCAGGCGGTGGTGCTCCGTCGCATGACGCGCGACCTGGGCTACCCGATCAAGTACATTATCGCGCCGACCGTGCGGGAACGCGACGGCCTGGCGATGTCTTCCCGCAACAGGTATTTCGACGAGGCCGGCCGGCGCGAGGCGCTGTGTCTGTACTACGCGCTCACGTCGGCCCGCGAGTTGGTCAGAAGCGGCGTGACATCCGCCCGTCTGATCGAAAAGGAAATGCGCGCCGTGATAACGGCCGCCTGTCCTTCCGGTGCGATTGATTACATCGCCTTCACCGACTTTTCCAGCCTCGAGCCACTCAGGACGATTGGTCGGGGCGCGATCTGTTCGCTGGCCGTGCGGGTCCGCGGGGTGCGCTTGATCGACAACATGAAACTGATATGA
- a CDS encoding NUDIX domain-containing protein: protein MTSKANIGIDSPGVNVAVVRNDADGWKFLVLKRAERESYGGYWGFLSGGKQGDEKVAQVVVRELKEETGLSPTAIWATEYVVQFYEPEFDRIWILPLIVAVVPADSAVRLSPENSEYEWLPPRRAKLRVSWKNLARAVEDVSAELEIYPARNWVEIRP from the coding sequence ATGACGTCAAAGGCGAACATTGGCATAGACTCACCGGGAGTAAACGTCGCCGTCGTCAGGAATGACGCCGACGGCTGGAAGTTCCTGGTGCTCAAGAGGGCGGAGCGCGAATCCTACGGCGGGTACTGGGGATTTCTGAGCGGCGGCAAGCAGGGCGATGAGAAGGTGGCGCAGGTCGTCGTTCGCGAACTCAAGGAAGAGACCGGACTGAGCCCGACCGCCATCTGGGCCACCGAGTACGTTGTACAGTTCTACGAGCCGGAGTTCGATCGTATCTGGATATTGCCGCTGATCGTAGCCGTTGTCCCTGCCGATTCGGCCGTCAGGCTGTCACCTGAAAACAGCGAGTATGAGTGGCTCCCGCCCAGGCGTGCGAAACTCCGGGTGAGTTGGAAGAACCTGGCCAGGGCTGTCGAGGATGTCAGCGCGGAACTGGAGATATATCCGGCCCGCAACTGGGTCGAGATCCGGCCCTGA
- the panD gene encoding aspartate 1-decarboxylase, with protein MLISVCKSKIHRVTITDCNRDYVGSISIDADLIKRADLVPYEKVLVANVTNGERFETYVLEAEPGSGTVALNGAAARKGDRGDLVIIIAYGLVDKSEASGFKPVIVHVDGNNKPTDR; from the coding sequence ATGCTTATCTCAGTCTGCAAATCGAAAATCCACCGGGTGACAATCACTGATTGTAACCGGGACTACGTCGGATCTATTTCCATCGATGCCGACCTTATCAAACGGGCGGACCTTGTACCGTACGAGAAGGTATTGGTGGCCAACGTCACCAATGGAGAGCGTTTCGAGACGTACGTTCTGGAGGCGGAACCCGGCAGCGGGACGGTAGCTCTGAACGGAGCGGCTGCCCGCAAGGGGGACAGGGGGGACCTCGTAATCATCATCGCCTACGGGCTTGTCGACAAGAGTGAAGCGAGCGGATTCAAGCCCGTGATCGTCCACGTCGACGGGAATAATAAGCCGACCGACCGCTGA
- a CDS encoding NTP transferase domain-containing protein, with translation MNAPLTRKAAVVLAAGKGKRMKSDLPKVLHTIKGRPMIAILLDTLVQTQFDRIIVVIGHEGEQVRAALAGYPVQFVWQRRQLGTGDAVKKTGELLGDFEGTTFVTVGDVPFLSGRSIRGLLDQHEACHATATCLSAIPADPKQYGRIVRHGDSDRLEAIIEYKDASEDIRSIREVNTGIFCFDNRRLFEALDEIRNDNVQREYYLTDVIKILHDKGLAVHVVPVSNPDEAEGINSVEELQNLARIFDARLSD, from the coding sequence ATGAATGCCCCGCTGACAAGGAAAGCCGCCGTCGTCCTGGCCGCAGGCAAAGGCAAACGGATGAAGTCCGACCTTCCCAAGGTCCTGCACACCATCAAAGGTCGGCCGATGATCGCTATCTTACTTGACACGCTGGTACAGACGCAGTTCGACCGGATCATCGTTGTCATCGGACACGAGGGGGAGCAGGTCAGGGCCGCTCTGGCCGGATACCCGGTCCAGTTTGTCTGGCAGCGGCGGCAGCTCGGGACCGGCGACGCGGTGAAAAAGACAGGTGAGCTTCTCGGCGATTTCGAGGGTACCACGTTCGTAACCGTTGGTGATGTGCCCTTCCTGTCCGGCCGGTCGATCCGGGGGCTGTTGGACCAGCACGAGGCTTGCCATGCTACCGCTACGTGCCTCTCGGCCATACCGGCAGATCCCAAACAGTACGGCCGGATTGTCAGGCACGGCGACAGCGACCGGCTGGAAGCGATCATCGAGTACAAGGATGCCTCCGAGGACATTCGCAGCATCAGGGAAGTAAACACGGGGATTTTCTGCTTTGACAACCGCAGGCTGTTCGAAGCTCTGGACGAGATCCGCAATGACAACGTGCAGCGCGAATACTACTTGACGGACGTAATTAAGATATTACACGACAAAGGGTTAGCGGTACATGTAGTGCCCGTGAGCAATCCCGACGAGGCGGAAGGCATCAACTCCGTCGAGGAACTGCAAAATCTTGCCCGAATCTTCGACGCCAGGCTCTCCGACTGA
- a CDS encoding LytR C-terminal domain-containing protein, which yields MFVSAMLTEFRFRCLRAGKTLRDLARRYRIEAVLAVILIAASAYLISFGVRLSTGVSGTMPVPKYTARLQIVNGTDDPGVLALVAERLNGYGDPDLEIEVVARENFDLRKIGQSIVVSRQEDLTVAGLLARRLGLPPGQVRYHPLENNRDHVSVTLVLGTDYGRLTLAGLSEEEIVD from the coding sequence ATGTTTGTATCTGCAATGCTGACTGAATTCCGGTTCCGCTGCCTGCGAGCGGGAAAAACCCTCCGTGACCTGGCCCGCCGCTACCGGATCGAGGCGGTTCTGGCCGTAATCCTGATAGCGGCATCGGCCTACCTGATATCGTTCGGTGTACGGCTGAGCACGGGTGTCTCCGGGACCATGCCGGTGCCGAAGTACACCGCGCGGCTGCAAATTGTCAACGGTACGGATGATCCGGGCGTGCTTGCGCTCGTTGCCGAGAGGCTCAACGGGTATGGCGATCCGGATCTTGAGATAGAAGTGGTGGCTCGCGAGAACTTCGACCTGCGCAAGATTGGCCAATCGATCGTTGTCTCGCGCCAGGAGGACCTGACAGTGGCCGGCCTGCTTGCCCGTAGGCTCGGCCTGCCCCCCGGGCAGGTCCGCTACCATCCACTTGAGAACAACCGTGATCACGTATCGGTCACGCTGGTGCTGGGCACGGATTACGGGCGCCTGACGCTGGCCGGACTGTCAGAAGAGGAGATTGTAGACTAG
- the rsfS gene encoding ribosome silencing factor, with protein sequence MKKQSPLALARMAGRLALEKKGFDVRILKLKTLSSVCDYFVIASGEVDVQVKAIAKAIYDGLAIAGFKPHYREGMKEGNWVLLDYIDVVVHVFHEPTRQFYALEKLWGDAPVEQLTDE encoded by the coding sequence TTGAAAAAGCAGTCCCCCCTTGCCCTTGCCCGCATGGCCGGCCGACTGGCTCTTGAGAAAAAAGGCTTTGACGTCAGGATCCTCAAACTCAAAACCCTTTCGTCTGTATGCGATTACTTTGTCATTGCTTCCGGAGAGGTGGACGTTCAGGTCAAGGCCATCGCCAAAGCCATCTACGACGGGCTTGCCATAGCCGGCTTCAAACCGCACTACCGTGAGGGCATGAAAGAGGGCAACTGGGTTCTGCTTGACTATATCGACGTGGTCGTGCACGTCTTCCATGAACCCACCCGGCAGTTCTACGCGCTCGAGAAGCTCTGGGGGGACGCGCCGGTGGAACAGCTGACCGACGAGTGA